The Branchiostoma floridae strain S238N-H82 chromosome 1, Bfl_VNyyK, whole genome shotgun sequence sequence TACCATAAGATTATAATTCTCCACATTTTGTATTACAGCAGAGGACGAATCCACCGATGAGAAACTAGGATTTGTCAGTAATGTCAGCGATAATCAAAACAACCTTAAACTAAACGCTACCGGAGCAGGAAAGAGGGCCGTCCGGGCGGCCAGGTAAGAAGATGTCCACTGGCGCGAAGCTGGCAGTCCCGCAAGCTCGTCGACTCGATCAGCAAATCATCACCACGGCCAGCATCCGCCTCCCTGTAAGAATGGCGGGGACTCGTAAagagaaacaaaagaagaagccTGTGATCACGAAGGAGCTAGTACGAGAGGACGTGTACTTGACGGACAGCACCACGCCTCTTCCCGCCCCCAGCCCCATGGCGGCCGCGCACAGTCGGCGGATGCGGGAGATGGGGTATCCGGTGGAGATGATGGCCGACAAAACTATGGCCAAACGCACCATGCGGGACACCGTCCAGGAGATTCTCAAGCACAGATCGCTGGACAGGCAGCTGCAAATTGAGATGAACCGCCAGAGGACGCAGATGCAAGCAGAGGCGCGACAACTCCGCAAAAATCTGAGACAACTTAAGTCAAAATCAACTTATCAAAATACGTCTGAATCGACTCTTGTACAACACTCGGACCACTCCTTGCATGCCTCTGTACAATCGTTACCAAATGAAACTAGACCTAGGAGAAGCACTAGAACGAGGAAAAGTACTTGGGGAGTAGCGACGGGCCGGATTGTTGCTCTAAAAAGAATGCAGGGACCAGGTCGGAATAAATCAACAGAAGACGTCGGCGACAGTGGAGAGGAGGAGGCCCGTCTGTGTTATGCTATTGACGCAGTACGATTGAGTCAGGACTCGGCCGTCCTTCCTTTCGCGATGCGAGACACGAAGTCTACATTGCGACGTCCCGTACGCCGACACACAGTGGACGTATCTGGGGCAAAGAACAGAGAGAAATTCCCCGTTCCAAAGCAAAGATGGAACAGTGTTTCAGGAGATAGTAGCATCTCTCCTGatcttatgacgtcatttttcaACTCCCCACCACTGTCACCGGACGGAATGAAGGTATACCAGCGGGGGGCAGACGTGCGATCAAGAGAAAGCTCCGTACACTCCGTCAAAGAACTGGGTCTGAACTGGCAGCTGCCCTCGCGAAATTCCACACCGACGTCAACGACAGGCAAACGTCACAGAGACCATAAGCCAATGACTTCCGAACTGGATAGGAGGCGAAAGGGAGAGAAAACTCCTGAGATAAAAGTAAAAGACACACAACAAGCGGACATGGACTTAGACAGGAACTGATTTAGACATTTCTATGTGTATAATTCCATAACAAATGTGATTAACACGCAAATTCGAATTTACCTGGCCACTTCCAGATCAACTACAACCAAGTAAGAATGACGTGGACGTCGTAGTCACATTTGTGAAAATTCCCTATTCTATAGACTTCATGTTCATTCTTTAAAACTAAATTTATTCCGTGTTCTTTCATTGTTCTAAACGTACACtgtgtcaacaacaacaagaaaaagaatGATGACTTTGCCTTTGTATAATCTACAACAAGGTATTGTTTGGGGAAAAGTAACAAGTGATGTAAGTGCTATGCtcttttcttattttttcatttttgtgagTCAGTGGCAGTGCTCATACAGGCCAGCTCGCAGTGCACAACGCTTGACCCTTTCACTTCCTGTACTTTTTAATTGCATTGTTAATTTCTTTATTGGCATCATTTATATCACTAACACTGAGGCACGATTGGCAATGAGGAAACGTGTACCTTATATATGCGACATTCCCCAGACACAGTTGTACTAAGCAGGCCAGAGTCTTTCTACTAGAGCAGACGGTTCTTGTCTAGTTGGCACACTTTGGTATAGAGACCAAGACTAATTGGCTCATTGTTACCGGGCTCAATTTCTGTCTACAACATAACTTACCAAACATTACTACATGTGGTGTTGCAGGGAAGTCCTGTGGGTTCTTTGAGGTATTGATTATTGTTTGTACCTTTACTAGCCAAAGAAGCGGTACAATGAAGGTACAATGAGTTGGCAAACATTGGGGAGTTTGCAGCTAGCAGCTGTTGCAGCCACTCAAAAGACTGAGACTTTTTTGTACCCTTTTATAGGAGGAAAAGCACTGCTAACTGTACGATTAATTCTGGCCTGGTCTATTTAGTCtcacatgaaaaaaatggtaactGTATCTTTTTACTTGGACGATAATATATGAATACCAGCAAGTATTCTGTCTGTCAAGTGGGTATACATGCCACCGTGGCAGTACTAAATTAACGTGTAACAGTTGCCATAACCGCGGCCCTGTGTAGTATCGTGAGAATGGGTACCTATTTGGAGTTGCCCACAGTACTATAGCAGcttataatcaatcaatcaatcaaccaaccaatcaatcaatcaatcaatcaaaaagtaATGGCACATCTTCGGATCTGATTACATGTGACCCTAAACGTGCAAGATATACGTGGTCTGTTGATGTACCTCCACATACGCATGGCGTCTCTGCTTGTAGCTGTGACGTACATACCCCTTCAACACATCAACTGTGTTTTTTATAAAGGCCACatatctttgtttgttttcagggcACTCTTACAGTGAGCCCTGAagtttgtaaaatgtacatgtgtgttgatTTATTGTTGATCAAAACCGCACAATCTTCTTTTTTGGTTGCTGCTGGCAGTAGCCCGCCAGCACTCTGACAAAGTCATGGTAGTTAAACTGTCCGTCTGAGTCCACGTCAGCTAGCTTAAGGAGCTCGTCCACTTCGCGGTTGGTCATCCTGTCGCCGATGTGCGTCAGGAGGTGTCTCAGTTCATGGGCAGACACGTACCCGAGCCCGTCTCGGTCAAACACCCTCAGCGCCTCGCTGAGCATCTCCTCGCTGTAGGCCGCGGCCGTGTCCTTGAGCTGGTGCGTCATGAGCTGCACGAACTCCGGGAAGTCGATGGTGCCGCTCCCGTCCGTGTCCACCGAGTCGATCAGCTCCACCACCTGCAGGTCGGTCGGGTTCAGCCCCAGGGACCGCATCACGTTGATGAGCTCCTTTCCGTCGATCGTTCCGCTGCGGTCACGGTCAAATTCCCAGAAGGCCTGCACATACGAGTGGACAAGCAGGAGATATGGAAATGGTTTGTTTCTTGTGAAAAATAACCCACAATACAAAGAAATAATACAACCGTACATACGAATTCTATGTACCACTCGTTGTACTCCACTTTGTTTCCttatgtttatttttctattaaatCTTCATTATCGAGCAAATGAGTCTTAGTAAGGATACTacaaacaatattcaaaacatgTCACAGTATTAAGACTTTTAAACTACTTTTATTGAAGAATAATGCAACCATACTCAATACACTTAGAAATATGTGCCttgaggccacagcaagtagattttatggaagaCATCCTCTGCGGATTTAAtgggagattgcaaaaaaaaaacatgggtaAAAAACAAGCTGGTTAGAttgtcaaaatagacaccatagacgttgtaacaagaattgaagcaacaaaaacatggtattacagctaacaagtcttttatttctgtattcaagaggtgcactaagtgacactagtgttgTAGACTGGTTATCAATTACAGTATGGCTATGGCTATcacattttggtactttctcgtcatgttcaccATCTCCGGAGGGAAAAGTTAACGAGCACGTTGATGCCATCTGTAAAATctacttgccgtggcctaacTACAAAATTAGATTATATGATGGAGCATCATATTTGACAAACGTTTGTGATGTACGTGACTGTTCCAACACAATAATCCACCACACCCCAACGTTCCGTTATACCACTTGATATATCGGCAACCACTCACTCAGGGTCAATTTTCCACAAGGTCTCTGCTTGTCTGTTAAGCGACAGTGACGTCACTATAACAGgaacccccaccccaccccacctcACTTAGCTACTAAAACATCGACGTCTATGTGACCCACCTGTCGCAGCTCGTCGATCTCTTCCTTCGGCATGTCCTTCGGGAGTCTCGTCTTTACAGACTTCTTTGTGAACGACATCGCTGCTACAATATCCAAATGGTGAGTGTCGTCTCCCGGTTTTACAGAGTGCTGCTTTCACAGCGCCGTGTCTTTCCTGTTCGCCTGTTCGTCTCTCCTTGCCGAGGTCAAAGATACATATACAGACACTGACAGGGCGACGCCACTCCCGGGGGAATGTCCAAAAAGGCGTTGTTAGTGACACAGAATTAGGAGTTGTTGCCCATTTACGTTAGTTGGGAGTAAGGAGGATTGAATGTGGGATCAGGGGCAGGGAGGGCTGGTATGTAGAGTATTTCCGTGTGTTGGAGTGCCCTTCTAGATTGCAGGAAAGATGTTAGCTGCTGGATAATTTGTATACTCTTTAACTGAGGGTAAACGTCGACCATTAAATCAGCAGAGACAGTATTAAATTTATAGCTCTGCACCTTTCACGAGGCTCGCTACAAATTTCCACCGATCTCCGTCCTTCCTACTTCAGTTCTGCTGCTAAACTAGTATGGAAGCATGGCATGTTAGCTATGAGCGTCCTTCAGAAAGTGGGGGTGGAGGAAATAGCGCATAAACTCACATTATAAAATGTAAAGCCTGCTGCCAATGTCCACCTTTGGAGCGTCAGTAGGTGAGAAAAACGACTATTGTACGTCACGTGTATAGAATGTATCTGGAATCGGACGTCTTTAAAGGCTATTTGAAAAAGTTACAGGACACGGATTTCAATACATGGTTGTAGCTAACTATAACTCTACACTCAGACGTAAGGATGACAAAGTAAAAGACAAAGGCAGCTTTCACCATTTTACATGCATTTAACATGATTTTATTGTGTCACCACTGCTTAGGCTAACGACACATTTCTAACCGGGGGACTGGCCGGACTACttgtgaaaacgaaaaatagaaatgtatacacgTACAtaagatatacacaaattatgcccacgACTTTTCTCTTTACGTGTTGTGTAGTTTGGcgtttttatgtcatacattaTGTTCCGGAAAGCTgtctggccgggccccggtttggaaatgtgacgcaggCATTAGCGAGAATTGTTTCAATTAAGTAATAAAGTACGCATGGTATAAGATTACAAGATCGTGATTAACATTTTACGTTTCTGTGAGCATTTAACTTTACCAATGTGCCCAACCTAATAGCCATGTAATATTATATCTTGTATGAAGTTTACACTACTTCTTGGTTACAATGAATCAAAATTATAGTATGTAAGAGATAAGGTAATGTTTAAAGTGCACCAATACACTACATGATGAAATTTGAGCTATTTACTGGTTTCATGGTGAAATCTTAAATTTTTTAACGGAAAAACCATAGTATTTAATGACATCataaaaagatgtaaaaaaatcatttcaaagaatataGCCCTAAAGGTCGATTTTGAGCATTCAGAAGTTACTGATGAACTTTTTGCACCGAGTTCAAACATGTCGCTCCTAGTTAAATCAGGTTGCtaaaaatcaaaataataaTTACATGAATCTAAAAAAATGAAAGCCATAGCCTCTCTAACCTTCTGTTTCAGTAGATCAAATATTCCACAACAAATATTCCACAACATATAAAAACACAGACATAACTGTTGTCCTTGTACTCAAAACAATACATGGCGTAACCCTAACAATAGCTAACATATAAAAGAGTATTTgggaacaaaatgtatttgaattaGCGTTACACAAAAATATAGTCGACTATTGGGTAGATTATAGAGATGAAATTGTATTTGGTAAAAACACGAGATGCTAAAACATAGCATTCTTCACACATGACAGCATTACGTAAATGGCATCGACGATCAATTACCACTCTTGATCATACCTAACATTCGCCCATAAACCATATTTGTATCCCTGTAATACCGCATGTAGTTAGAAATCTAAAAGTTTTGTGTTGGAATTCCTGGTGACCCATGTAGTTATATATTTCAAGATCTTTCAACTACTTGAAGACATGTGATGCAATGAATTGTGACTTCCTGCTACAAATGTTGGCGCTTACCTCTTGTAAATTATATGTTATTACTAGAAGTATTTTCGCGagaatgcaggatgtttcctcGTAGGCTTTatcaagctactcgcacacaatactgtaTCATTAGGCTCGGTCTATAGTATTGTGAGCGAGTTGATCATATTTACAATAGCAGCTAACATGTAAggtaagctctgattggctacaggCTGAACAGGAAGaggaagaacacaccagcaaaacaaTATCTTCTCCCTACCAGGGAAATGTGAGGGGGGCTCATGGGCGCGGGCCGTGTCTGGGCCGGGCCGAGGCTGGAGATACCTGAGTCGTGTCCGACATGAAAGGGTCTCAGTGTACCTGCAGGTCGTACAAAAAGAGATAGTGTAAACACAGACGTATCAAATTAAAacgtacaatgtatttcatatCTTCTGAAAACATTGGTGCAGTTATTGATGGAATGAAGCGAATAAAACCAACATCCGACAGAATAGTAGTACCTTAAAGGTATGTGTCTTCGCTCGCTGAATCTGCTTCCGAAGCTGTGGAAACCAGGGTGCACAGAGCGTGTCTCCAGCTCTCCATGTCATCATTGGAGATGAACATGAAGGTGAAGTCTCGCAGCTCAGTCACTAGGCGGAGGCTGGGTTTTCCTGTTGAGGGTGAAGTATGTGATATTAGTGGAAGAAAAATGAATGTTGGGAAAAACTTTGCTATAGTATATTCAGCTGTAGTTACACAGTATCAAATCCAAGCAAAAGCAATCCCACATTAAAGCTGTTGTGAGATATTTTTTATCCCCTACCTTCCGCGGTGAAACACTGTATACTTGAGATGCTTGAAACTGCAAGCTGTCTGGCCTTGTTGGAGCCCCATTGAAGGTTTGCAGTCGTTTGATTCTCCACCATCAACTGGAGCCTTCTTTTGTGGTTCCGCCCTGTAGATGTCATCTTCCTCACTATGGTACCTATGTGAAACAGGACAATACTTTAACTGGTCAGCTGAATAGAACGAGTTACGCTTTCCCATCGAGTCACAAAGACTTGGGGATTTGTGCTTTTGCTGCTAATTCTGGTTAATGTTGTATTCGTAAATAATTTGTTCTGGTCAATGCCTATTACGTTTCTTTGTAGAAAAGGAAGCAAATAAATACTATAGCGTGACTTGATTAGTTTCTATTTTACCATTGCCATGAACACATGCTTACTGCTATCTAATCAAAGCCTTCTTCTAGGCATCATTAGTATGGTATAAGGTTTTTAAAACTATTCTGTAAAAGAGAGcagagaaaacaaaagaaataccATTTTGGAGCTTCCGCAAGAGGTCAGAGTGTAGCAGCTGCAGCTCATCCCTCCCTGGGACTCTGTCACTTCGTCCATTGACCGTTGGATAGTCAGAATGTCCATTGCTCGTCAGATGTGGTACATCAGTGGGTCGAGGATCGATCAGTCCATGAACTGTTTGCTGTTGTATGGATTTGCCATTCTTATGTGACACTGCTTGGTTGGGTAACTGATGATTATCCCTGCCGCTCCCGGTATCGGACTTGAAGTTTAAGGCTGTCATTTCTACAGCGTTGATGATTTCCGAAAGGCTCCATTTGGGGTTTTTAAGACACGTGGAGAGCAACGAGACATAGTCGTCTACCATGCACTGTGCAACTTCTTCGTCAAACAAGGACTTTGAGTACCGGACGCCACAGGtgatatctttcgtgttggtgTCTTGGAACAAATGGAGGACAAAATCTTCTGGAAAGTCGTGGTAACCGTTCCTCAGTAATCTAACTCTCTTGCCAGTGGCACCATTGAACATTTGGTTCATACTAGTTATGTCGTTTTGAACAACTATATGTTGCATGATGGGCTCCATTGCTGGATGCTTCTCATACGACaccattttcatgatttcgtCTATCGGAAATATGCCATGTTTCTTGCAATCCTGCAACTTGCGCCAATACTGCCGAATGGTGTCTTGGTAGGACTGATCTTTGTTCCCGAAGGAGGCACTCAATGGTAAGTGGTGCTGAAAGAGACCATGGACATTGGAGAATTGTGGAGCTAACATCCTCATGTCAAATGGACATGCGATCACGATGTCGTCGTGTTTAGTGTAGATGTGCAGTAGGAGCTGATATGTGGTAGCCATAATACTGTACACAGTGGTGCGAACGGCCTTCGCGTATTCCATAAGGCTGCGGACCTGTTCCTTGGGCAGATTAACCTCGAGTGAGCCGCCTCCTGAGCAGAAGGTTGGTGGTCTCGGCTTGGCAAATGGAAGATTAATGGATGGAATAGTAGGAGGCAGGGCTGCCCTCCAAAACTCTCGTAGCTCCTTCTGGTTCTGCTGAAGGTAGGAGTAGTAGTATTGTATGAAAGCACCATACGTCAGTGTTGTCATCGGCTTCTGGAGAGATTTCTTTCTCAAATTTGATTTCATGATTTGTGCAAAGTCCCTAAATAGTATGTTGAAACTGGTTGTATCTGTTGCGATGTGATGTAAGACAAGTCCAACCACAGCACTCCTATTTCCAGTGGGGGCAACAATGCACCTTGCTGGATACTCCTTGTTCAGGTGGAAGGGCACTTTGGTTCTCTGGAACACCTCTTCTTCGGCCTCGTTCTCTTGATACCCAGTCAATATGTCGATGTCAGTAGCGCCAGCAATTTCGTTGTAGTACCTTGCCTGCACTCCACTGTGATATTGTGCATCATTCGAGACATGGTAGGTTGACCTCAGTGTCTCATGGCGGTCCATCAGCTGGCGAAAGATGGATCGCCAGCTTTCGACATCAGCAGGGACATTCTTTGTACGAAACATGACGTACAGATTTGTGTTGCTGAAACGGGGATCTTTCAGTTGGTATTGGAGATACGCAGCTGCCTTATGTATAACAGGTGCAGACCGGATAGGAGTCATAGCAGTGCTAATCTCGGTCGGACTTGGTTGCATATCGATCACGTTCGGTACGTCTCTGTGGTCTGATGGTTTCACGATTACACTGTCCTCTTGTAGGATACTAGTGATTTTGTTGAGGACGTCCTGTCTTGAAGATGAGATGAAGAAATGTCCACCCTGCATAATGCATTTCCTGAACGCTTGTGTTGGAGCTGATTCATTGAAGGCAACAAGCTTCCATTTTTCAAGCAGGTCTGGGGAGATGAATGGATCATCCTGTCCGCCGAAAGCAACAACATTACACGGGAGTGGTTCATTGTGCTGGCAGATGTACGACTTGCAGATTGTTATCCCTGCCTGGATACATGGCAACAGACGTCTCAGACGAGTCGGGTTGTTAAGAACGGCTTCTGGGAGAAAGGAGAATGCTCTGGCCTCTTCCATGATCTGCTGTGTTCCCGTTGAAGGATCAAACAAAATGGGCGAtacccttagttcctgtggatgcGGGTAGGGTAGAGATGGAGCATACCATCCTCCAACAAAGAGATGAGAAGGGCATGTACTACCTTCCGCGTGGAGCAAATGTGCAACCTCAAATGCTATGAGTGCACCCATACTGTGGCCATAGAATGCAATCGTCTTGTCGAGCATTATCATCTCCATGATTTGAGCCCCGAGCGCGCCAACAATGTGCTGCAGACTGTTGATAGGAGATTCCTTTTCTCTACTTTCCCATCCCGGCAGAGTGGCGACCACAACCTCAATGTTGTGTTTTGCGAAATGCTCTCCCCACTGGTGGAAGAGGGATGGACCTCCGCCATTTGCAGGAAAGCAGACCAGACTAAGGGTTGGGTCTTGGAGGTTACCAAAGAAATGAAGCCACGAGTCTACTTCGGCAGCTGCCTCTGGGTTGAGGGAGCCACTTGTTGTTCCCTGGTTACCCGCTTTGTTGAGCATCTTCTCATAGATGGATTCACTGAGAATCTTGACGGTCATTTTGTCACTCAGGAGTTCCACGGATGTAACTGTGACTTCAAACTTGTCTGCTATTTCGTTGCTCATGTCCACAGACAAGAGGGAGTCCAGCCCGAGGGATACTGGGCTTATTTCTTCGGTGATTTCAGCCGGGTCTTCGATGCCAAGTTGTTGGCATATGTAAGCAATCAGCTCTCCTTGTATGATGCTTAGGCCGTTTTCTTTGCTTTGTGCAAGAATTTTGTCAGAAAGGGATACTGACCCACTGAGCACGTCACTGGGTACTAATGTAGTGAATCGGGAAAAGCTGGTGTCAGGAGCCTGTAGGTGTTGCAGTACCATCGACTTGTGGGTACTGCAATACTTTCGAATATCAAACGTTGCAGTGATCCCAAAATGAGGATACCCGTTTTCCATCATGCAGCCAAGGATTTCCAATGCATCCTGCGGTGAAATGCTTTGCACACCCATCTTCTCCCACATTTTGACAAGACCGGATCTCTCTGCGAACCCAACAGTGTTGATAACACCAAAACTGGCGACTGTCGCAGGCAGACCCTCCTGCCGTCTGGCTTCCCCCAGTGCTATCAGTGTGCTGTTAGCTGCACAGTAGCCGACCTGCCCCGTGTTACCAAACAGAGCAACGACTGAAGAGATGAGGACAAAGTATTTTAGCTTGAGTTGTAACTTCTTTGTTTCATCATGCAAGATCACAGCACCAACTGCCTTTGGAAGCATGACCGATTTCCAGTCATCTTGTGTTGTCTGATCAATCAATTTGTCTGCATAAACCGCTGCACAGTGAAAGATCCCCTCTATAGGTGGCATCGTGTCCCACACCAACACCAGTGCTTCTTCAACAGCTTTCCGGTCGGTAACATCTACTTTCATCACCTTGACATCAACAGACTTGGCAGAGAATGCCTCCAGCTTCAGTTTGGCTTCATCATTTGGTTCACTTCTTGCGAGGACGACGAGATGGTGTGCCCCACTCTTAACCAGCCATTCCAGGAGGGCAAGACCAAAGCCTTTCAGACCTCCCGTGACAACGTATGTGGCATTGTTGACAACGTGAAACTGGTTTTGCTTGATGTCTAGACCCAGCTGAACTTCCCCAGCGTCGATGGTCACTATGTCGGGTATCTTCAATGCTTTCTGTTGTTGGTGCAAGGTATGCGAGAGAGAGGACAGTTCCGTGGTGGTTTGTACAGATGGTGTGAGTGAGTATAGCGTGCCTTGTGACTGATCAAATTTTGAGAGAAGGTGTTGCATATCAGTTGCAATGGCAAAAAGAGATGATTCCCCATAGCAAATATTCAAAGGGTCCACTGTGATATATTTGATGTTCTTTGGTAGTTGGTCCATCAGGATTGTCGAACTTCCCAGATTGACCAAAGTTCCATAGGCTTGCAGCTTCCTTGCAGCTTGTAGGGCAACATCTCCTGCTCTATCTCCTTTGGGTAAGAACACAACACTCGCATGTTGGTCTGGGATGTCTTCGTCTATCTTGTCAAATGTAGTGACTGTTGTTGGTAACATAGGTGAGCAGGACTTGATTGTGTTACCAACATTTCCGACTGCACCTGCCACAACACGGACTTGGGCCTTTTGGTGTAGTGCTAGTGAGGCATAAGCCATAGCTTCCTTGTCATTCTCATCTGTCAGGAATACAACCACTTTATCGCCTTCACATACTGTCTGGACCTTCTGGAAGAAAACAAATGCTGGCAACAAGTCTTTGACTATTGCAACTGCATTGTCCCAAGAGAGAGAACTTGGTACAGGCACCAGTTGTTTCATCTGCATGTTCATTTGTGGAGTGATGCAGCCCATGACGACTCCCATCACCCTTGACCCTTCATCGATCATCATTGCCTTTGGTATGTGATGTGCAGTCCCGCAAATGATGTGGATATCCTTGGTCATATCATCATGTCTCTCCAACAGGTCTGCGAACGGGGACACGGCAAAGGCCTCAAGCTTAACTGTAGCTTCGATTTGTGTTGGTGTCTTTAAACTTGTTTGAGCTTTGCAGAGCTTATTTCcgttttgtctttgtttaggGTCAAAAGCCCATACTTCTTCAGGTGAACATGTTGTGAGAATCTGGTCAGGTTTCATGGAGCTCAGTCTTCGGGCGTAC is a genomic window containing:
- the LOC118411935 gene encoding 6-deoxyerythronolide-B synthase EryA2, modules 3 and 4-like isoform X1, with translation MDGKVAIVGIGCRYPGGVNTPGDFWTMLAEGRDCTIPPPDDRFDTSFFWHPNRTPGKLYNRRGGYLQCNVFEFDRQFFKIPPDEANHLDPQIQLLLEVTWEALENAGIPPRSLRGSDTGVYVGVTSSEYLMMTVNPFSNISQYTNSGTNSCMVANRISYEFDLHGPSFSVDTACSSSLYSIHLASEAIRKGDCSMAIAGGVNLMLLPGTTVGFCQAGMLSPDGKCKSFDASADGYCRSEGAGVVVLKPLSRALADGDRIYSVIRGGTLTNDGRTPGIANPSYDAQLDLVEKACAAAKVHPHGIQYVEAHGTGTKVGDRTEANALGQILGRGRSKEDPPLYIGSVKSNFGHTEGAAGVAGIIKLALMISKAQIPRVVHFSSPNPDIHFDMLNIKVPSSLVQWEGVGTRLAGCSSFGFGGANAHLILEASPSREQHPAIADCDRPIHSGKEGTRHDSNTIMVLSGNTKAALKEQIEHWISFIADTIAFNEDRFSQSLYTAANRYQHHAERLAIVVNGPRDAVEKLNLLKKEEKLKTAVDGKVPDGAERGKMAFVFSGMGTQWWGMARKLALENPVFIDVIRRFEDVLKTLGADWSIADMLTKETDPEKINRTDIAQPCICAVQIGLVELLKQYDVIPDAIIGHSVGEVAAAYAAGLLSFENAVRVIYHRGKELSKTSGHGKMLAVLHPIQEVEELLEKEENKNIINVAATNSPNQIVLSGDVSAVDSFHNKLKSNDIKGVLLKVNNAFHSYQQEQVRNDILTKLSVLSASTRTTEAQIPMISTVTNKWLSPEITNTAHYWWTNIRQQVRFMQSAQVLLQDGYSTFVEIGAHPALSPALRDVISTINSRNTKQNIIPTLLRPRDTSSAANDYEHILVTTGTLHVKGYPVNFRPAFEGKHRLVHDIPAYPWQRVLCNAGTEASSTRYKFPPSLHPLLGQVQETSEGRNNQKSKVWCSNLSEESVPWLKHHILDGNVVVPAAAYMETALAAASEIYEDQYPLMLTNLHFKRFMFAPTSEAVIKSTLQHSSASEKQFGLYSKDASGSWVLHATAEVHKRDMKQSTDSTNLLTSVAEKCSKTISNEEIYEAAKEAGFHLGSSFHCVTSCAASESYEEALVTAEAPEEISREFGRYIYHPAFMDTFLHTFACLSLLNDKHTGKTPSKRVPFSMKSLCMFDKMPSKASLYFRISRKGERRVVDITVTDVSGHHVICEVEELMFEDIEAGSSSGIRLWNLQWEPLVQEEHTEEQAPKYKHVLILHENEGFGSRVSSALQDKLGCAVDSMNHKVQTEGEGSKGVLTDMMQECNDLDHIIVLCDSDKQEQIEGPENRQAQILKSFKCLSTFKHFSQGDNPPTLWIFTRGSSSVQEQDIVSPFLASASSLCLSISQEYPQFKVKAVDLTPHESFSDAAAEILTVLQANPRENEIAARSDSSSGHQHVQLYARRLSSMKPDQILTTCSPEEVWAFDPKQRQNGNKLCKAQTSLKTPTQIEATVKLEAFAVSPFADLLERHDDMTKDIHIICGTAHHIPKAMMIDEGSRVMGVVMGCITPQMNMQMKQLVPVPSSLSWDNAVAIVKDLLPAFVFFQKVQTVCEGDKVVVFLTDENDKEAMAYASLALHQKAQVRVVAGAVGNVGNTIKSCSPMLPTTVTTFDKIDEDIPDQHASVVFLPKGDRAGDVALQAARKLQAYGTLVNLGSSTILMDQLPKNIKYITVDPLNICYGESSLFAIATDMQHLLSKFDQSQGTLYSLTPSVQTTTELSSLSHTLHQQQKALKIPDIVTIDAGEVQLGLDIKQNQFHVVNNATYVVTGGLKGFGLALLEWLVKSGAHHLVVLARSEPNDEAKLKLEAFSAKSVDVKVMKVDVTDRKAVEEALVLVWDTMPPIEGIFHCAAVYADKLIDQTTQDDWKSVMLPKAVGAVILHDETKKLQLKLKYFVLISSVVALFGNTGQVGYCAANSTLIALGEARRQEGLPATVASFGVINTVGFAERSGLVKMWEKMGVQSISPQDALEILGCMMENGYPHFGITATFDIRKYCSTHKSMVLQHLQAPDTSFSRFTTLVPSDVLSGSVSLSDKILAQSKENGLSIIQGELIAYICQQLGIEDPAEITEEISPVSLGLDSLLSVDMSNEIADKFEVTVTSVELLSDKMTVKILSESIYEKMLNKAGNQGTTSGSLNPEAAAEVDSWLHFFGNLQDPTLSLVCFPANGGGPSLFHQWGEHFAKHNIEVVVATLPGWESREKESPINSLQHIVGALGAQIMEMIMLDKTIAFYGHSMGALIAFEVAHLLHAEGSTCPSHLFVGGWYAPSLPYPHPQELRVSPILFDPSTGTQQIMEEARAFSFLPEAVLNNPTRLRRLLPCIQAGITICKSYICQHNEPLPCNVVAFGGQDDPFISPDLLEKWKLVAFNESAPTQAFRKCIMQGGHFFISSSRQDVLNKITSILQEDSVIVKPSDHRDVPNVIDMQPSPTEISTAMTPIRSAPVIHKAAAYLQYQLKDPRFSNTNLYVMFRTKNVPADVESWRSIFRQLMDRHETLRSTYHVSNDAQYHSGVQARYYNEIAGATDIDILTGYQENEAEEEVFQRTKVPFHLNKEYPARCIVAPTGNRSAVVGLVLHHIATDTTSFNILFRDFAQIMKSNLRKKSLQKPMTTLTYGAFIQYYYSYLQQNQKELREFWRAALPPTIPSINLPFAKPRPPTFCSGGGSLEVNLPKEQVRSLMEYAKAVRTTVYSIMATTYQLLLHIYTKHDDIVIACPFDMRMLAPQFSNVHGLFQHHLPLSASFGNKDQSYQDTIRQYWRKLQDCKKHGIFPIDEIMKMVSYEKHPAMEPIMQHIVVQNDITSMNQMFNGATGKRVRLLRNGYHDFPEDFVLHLFQDTNTKDITCGVRYSKSLFDEEVAQCMVDDYVSLLSTCLKNPKWSLSEIINAVEMTALNFKSDTGSGRDNHQLPNQAVSHKNGKSIQQQTVHGLIDPRPTDVPHLTSNGHSDYPTVNGRSDRVPGRDELQLLHSDLLRKLQNGTIVRKMTSTGRNHKRRLQLMVENQTTANLQWGSNKARQLAVSSISSIQCFTAEGKPSLRLVTELRDFTFMFISNDDMESWRHALCTLVSTASEADSASEDTYL